A genomic region of Chaetodon auriga isolate fChaAug3 chromosome 11, fChaAug3.hap1, whole genome shotgun sequence contains the following coding sequences:
- the gng4 gene encoding guanine nucleotide-binding protein G(I)/G(S)/G(O) subunit gamma-4 yields MKDSIANNSTASISQARKAVEQLKMEACMDRIKVSKAAADLMAYCDAHIREDPLIMPVPASENPFREKKFFCTIL; encoded by the exons ATGAAGGACAGTATTGCCAACAACAGCACGGCCAGCATCTCCCAAGCCAGGAAAgctgtggagcagctgaagatgGAGGCCTGCATGGATAGGATAAAG GTATccaaagcagctgcagaccTGATGGCGTACTGCGACGCCCACATACGCGAGGACCCCCTCATCATGCCCGTGCCCGCCTCCGAGAACCCTTTCCGGGAGAAGAAGTTCTTCTGCACCATCCTCTGA
- the b3galnt2 gene encoding UDP-GalNAc:beta-1,3-N-acetylgalactosaminyltransferase 2, translated as MRRLALILLPCAVAVLVHLWLAQRPSSTPPDNNTHSDEALPFCEVLVGVLSARHHYELRQAIRDTWLGYLRDHPHFQHRVGVKFIVGKHGCPIPEEDREDPYSCSLLNFTEPAAGQDAEIELVTVSDPSALAPSDVSAIALDFKVLHPVVITRLGVFPSGTRPELQSNVTVKLLQLDQEEAVVTARFSAISPGTMVNGVWYKPVEQFILPKGFEGTLVWENLDSAGLSVNSSSVQLSDGGGVLKISSIAEGVLPHRSALGFPGLAGGFTFTIYDGDGLSGLLRDRPARMEHHASRLRQEDAALQQESLRHGDMVFVDVVDTYRNVPSKLLQFYKWSVGNADFNLLLKTDDDCYIDVDSVLMKIDHKGLRRSNFWWGNFRQSWAVDRIGKWQELEYASPAYPAFACGSGYVVSRDLVQWLASNADKLKAYQGEDVSMGIWMAAVGPQKYQDPGWLCEKDCYLDMLSSPQHTAEELHILWDRKRTCGDPCGCPWGH; from the exons ATGCGGAGGCTAGCGCTCATTCTGCTGCCCTGTGCTGTCGCCGTCCTGGTGCACTTGTGGTTGGCACAACGACCCTCCTCCACCCCGCCggacaacaacacacactcgG ATGAGGCTTTACCTTTCTGTGAAGTTTTGGTGGGAGTGCTGTCAGCGAGACACCATTATGAACTGCGACAAGCGATAAGGGACACCTGGCTGGGCTACCTGCGAGATCACCCCCACTTCCAGCACAG AGTGGGGGTGAAGTTTATCGTGGGCAAACATGGGTGTCCCAttccagaggaggacagagaggatcCGTACTCCTGCTCCCTCCTGAACTTCACTGAgccag CGGCAGGCCAGGATGCAGAGATAGAGCTCGTGACGGTGTCCGACCCCTCGGCGCTCGCCCCCTCCGACGTGTCGGCCATCGCTCTGGATTTCAAGGTCCTCCACCCCGTGGTGATCACCAGGCTGGGGGTGTTTCCCAGCGGGACCCGGCCCGAGCTTCAGAGCAATGTGACGGTGAAGCTTCTCCAGCTGGACCAGGAG GAGGCTGTGGTCACTGCTCGCTTCAGTGCCATCAGCCCAGGGACCATGGTGAATGGGGTGTGGTACAAACCAGTGGAGCAGTTCATCTTGCCTAAG GGTTTTGAGGGGACACTGGTTTGGGAGAATTTGGACTCTGCTGGACTGAGTGTCAattcctcctctgtgcagctcagtgatggaggaggtgtgCTCAAGATCTCCTCC ATTGCAGAGGGCGTGTTGCCTCACAGAAGCGCGCTTGGATTTCCCGGTTTGGCTGGAGGGTTCACATTTACTATCTATG ATGGAGACGGCCTGTCGGGGCTCCTGCGGGACCGTCCAGCTCGGATGGAGCACCATGCCTCCAGGTTGAGGCAGGAGGACGCTGCCTTGCAGCAGGAGAGCCTCAGGCACGGCGACATGGTGTTTGTCGACGTGGTAGACACCTACAGGAACGTGCCTTCCAAACTGCTTCAGTTCTATAAATG GTCTGTGGGAAACGCTGactttaatctgctgctgaagactGATGATGATTGTTACATCGACGTGGACTCAGTATTAATGAAGATTGACCACAAGGGTCTCAGGCGCAGCAATTTCTGGTGGGGGAA TTTCAGGCAGAGCTGGGCAGTGGATCGCATTGGGAAGTGGCAGGAACTGGAGTACGCTAGTCCAGCCTACCCGGCGTTCGCCTGCGGCTCAGGCTATGTGGTCTCCCGTGACCTGGTCCAGTGGCTTGCCAGCAATGCAGATAAACTGAAGGCCTACCAG GGAGAAGATGTCAGCATGGGGATATGGATGGCAGCTGTTGGACCACAGAAGTATCAG GACCCCGGCTGGCTGTGTGAGAAAGACTGCTACCTGGACATGCTGTCCTCTCCCCAGCACACAGCCGAGGAGCTGCACATCCTCTGGGACAGGAAGAGGACCTGCGGAGACCCCTGCGGCTGTCCCTGGGGCCACTAG